In the genome of Candidatus Microbacterium phytovorans, one region contains:
- a CDS encoding methylated-DNA--[protein]-cysteine S-methyltransferase has protein sequence MTTAAFRIHPTPIGEALIVVSETGLVSLDVLDGPHDDALTSVGIALHAVPEEDAAATAHVALQLDEYFAGIRTGFDVPLDWRLVDGFVRAALQAVCDIPYGETASYAEIAIAAGSPGAHRAVGSACARTPMSIIVPAHRVVRADGSIGEYGGRPERKRFLLDLEDQVARARIEGDAVDA, from the coding sequence ATGACCACCGCCGCGTTCCGCATCCATCCCACGCCGATCGGCGAAGCCCTGATCGTCGTCTCCGAGACGGGGCTTGTGAGTCTCGACGTGCTCGACGGCCCCCACGACGATGCGCTCACGTCGGTGGGCATCGCGCTGCACGCGGTCCCCGAAGAGGATGCCGCGGCCACCGCGCACGTCGCCCTCCAACTCGACGAGTACTTCGCCGGCATCCGCACCGGCTTCGACGTGCCGCTGGACTGGCGACTCGTCGACGGCTTCGTGCGGGCGGCACTGCAGGCCGTCTGCGACATCCCGTACGGCGAGACGGCGTCGTACGCCGAGATCGCGATCGCGGCGGGCTCACCGGGAGCCCATCGCGCCGTCGGGTCGGCCTGCGCCCGCACGCCGATGTCGATCATCGTCCCCGCGCACCGCGTCGTGCGCGCCGACGGATCGATCGGCGAGTACGGGGGGCGCCCCGAGCGCAAGCGCTTCCTCCTCGACCTGGAAGACCAGGTGGCACGGGCCCGGATCGAGGGGGATGCCGTCGACGCGTAG
- a CDS encoding cation acetate symporter: MNEIWAAIEAAGETVDNNPILNISIFGAFVAVTLFIVIRASRNNKTAADYYAAGRSFTGPQNGFAIAGDYLSAASFLGICGAIAINGYDGFLYSIGFLVAWLVALLLVAELMRNTGKFTMADVLSFRLKQAPVRMAAAITTLAVCFFYLLAQMAGAGGLVSLLLGITEQVGQSIVVAVVGLLMIVYVLVGGMKGTTWVQIVKAFLLIGGAVVMTVWVLAINGFNLNTLLEAAVAASPQGDAILAPGLQYGKNPWDFISLAIALVLGTAGLPHVLMRFYTVPTAKEARRSVVWAIWLIGLFYLLTLVLGYGAGALVGPERIAAAPGGVNSAAPLLALELGGPILLGFISAVAFATILAVVAGLTITAAASFAHDIYANVVKKGNVPPDGEVKVARRTVIVIGVLAIVGGIGVQGQNVAFLVALAFAVAASANLPTILYSLFWRRFTTRGAVWSMYGGLAAAIFLIVLSPVFWGTETSVFKNVGTAIWPLNNPGIVSIPLGFFLGWLGSVTSRRGEDPVKAAEMEVRSLTGHGAEKATSH, encoded by the coding sequence ATGAACGAGATCTGGGCCGCGATCGAGGCCGCCGGTGAGACCGTCGACAACAACCCGATCCTCAACATCTCCATCTTCGGCGCGTTCGTCGCCGTGACGCTGTTCATCGTCATCCGCGCCAGTCGCAACAACAAGACGGCCGCCGACTACTACGCCGCGGGGCGCTCCTTCACGGGCCCGCAGAACGGCTTCGCCATCGCGGGCGACTATCTGTCCGCCGCGTCGTTCCTCGGAATCTGCGGCGCCATCGCGATCAACGGCTACGACGGCTTCCTGTACTCGATCGGCTTCCTGGTCGCGTGGCTCGTCGCGCTCCTGCTGGTGGCCGAGCTCATGCGCAACACGGGCAAGTTCACGATGGCCGACGTGCTGTCGTTCCGATTGAAGCAGGCTCCCGTCCGCATGGCCGCGGCGATCACGACGCTCGCGGTGTGCTTCTTCTACCTGCTGGCTCAGATGGCCGGTGCCGGCGGCCTCGTCTCCCTGCTCTTGGGCATCACCGAGCAGGTGGGGCAGTCGATCGTCGTCGCCGTCGTGGGTCTCCTCATGATCGTCTACGTGCTCGTGGGCGGCATGAAGGGCACCACCTGGGTGCAGATCGTGAAGGCGTTCCTCCTCATCGGCGGCGCGGTCGTCATGACCGTCTGGGTGCTCGCGATCAACGGGTTCAACCTGAACACGCTCCTGGAGGCCGCCGTCGCCGCGTCGCCGCAGGGCGATGCGATCCTCGCGCCGGGACTCCAGTACGGCAAGAACCCGTGGGACTTCATCTCGCTGGCCATCGCCCTCGTCTTGGGAACCGCCGGTCTGCCGCACGTGCTCATGCGCTTCTACACCGTGCCCACTGCCAAGGAGGCGCGTCGGTCGGTCGTGTGGGCGATCTGGCTCATCGGCCTCTTCTACCTGCTGACCCTCGTGCTCGGCTACGGTGCGGGCGCTCTGGTGGGTCCGGAACGGATCGCCGCAGCGCCGGGAGGCGTGAACTCGGCGGCGCCGCTGCTCGCGCTGGAACTCGGCGGTCCGATCCTGCTCGGCTTCATCTCCGCCGTCGCCTTCGCGACGATCCTGGCGGTCGTGGCCGGCCTCACGATCACCGCGGCGGCCTCGTTCGCGCACGACATCTACGCGAACGTCGTGAAGAAGGGCAACGTGCCGCCGGACGGCGAAGTGAAGGTCGCACGACGCACCGTCATCGTCATCGGTGTGCTCGCGATCGTCGGCGGCATCGGCGTGCAGGGGCAGAACGTGGCGTTCCTCGTCGCGCTCGCCTTCGCGGTGGCGGCCTCGGCGAACCTCCCCACGATCCTGTACTCGCTCTTCTGGCGCCGCTTCACCACGCGCGGCGCGGTCTGGAGCATGTACGGCGGCCTTGCGGCGGCGATCTTCCTGATCGTGCTCTCGCCGGTGTTCTGGGGTACCGAGACCAGCGTCTTCAAGAACGTCGGCACGGCGATCTGGCCGCTCAACAACCCCGGCATCGTGTCGATCCCGCTCGGGTTCTTCCTCGGCTGGCTCGGCTCGGTGACCTCGCGTCGCGGTGAAGACCCCGTGAAGGCCGCGGAGATGGAGGTGCGCTCGCTCACCGGCCACGGCGCCGAGAAGGCGACGTCGCACTGA
- a CDS encoding DUF485 domain-containing protein, producing the protein MSAPSASPPDGIDYVAVEDSPPFRELKRRHRSFVWPLTVAFLVWYFAYVLLSSFATDFMATRLTGDITVGLVMGLGQFVTTFAITMWYVSYANRRLDPASAEIRADLEAKETRV; encoded by the coding sequence ATGTCCGCTCCATCCGCCTCTCCCCCCGACGGGATCGACTATGTCGCCGTGGAGGACTCGCCGCCCTTCCGGGAACTCAAACGTCGCCATCGCAGCTTCGTCTGGCCGCTGACGGTCGCGTTCCTCGTCTGGTACTTCGCCTACGTGCTGTTGTCGTCGTTCGCGACCGACTTCATGGCCACGCGGCTCACCGGTGACATCACGGTGGGCCTTGTCATGGGCCTCGGTCAGTTCGTCACGACCTTCGCGATCACCATGTGGTACGTCTCCTATGCGAATCGCCGGCTCGACCCCGCGTCGGCCGAGATCCGGGCCGACCTCGAGGCGAAGGAGACGCGCGTATGA
- a CDS encoding LuxR C-terminal-related transcriptional regulator gives MALSGLASDADLMAHAIGDLAHRTGLPVAFGGYEREDAVEVTSVVGNRTSHLAGLVVRASRGLGGRAMVEKRPRLALDYKSSRHITHDYDRVILGEGISTLFAVPVLVSGATRGILYCGSWNQLPFGENVARHAVAVANDLATELRVRDEVSRRLAPLQQPATTPPITSAAREQLRATYAELRSIAAEVTDAGLRERLSSLELRLASLTREDGEPHEHLDVRLSPRETDVLACAALGATNGEIAATLQLREGTVKSYLQSAMSKLDASTRHAAVAKARRAGILP, from the coding sequence ATGGCACTGTCCGGCCTCGCCTCCGACGCCGATCTCATGGCACACGCCATCGGCGACCTGGCGCATCGCACGGGACTGCCGGTCGCTTTCGGCGGCTACGAGCGTGAGGATGCCGTCGAGGTCACCTCCGTCGTCGGCAACCGCACGTCGCACCTGGCGGGTCTCGTCGTGCGCGCCAGCCGCGGGCTCGGCGGGCGGGCGATGGTCGAGAAGCGCCCGCGCCTCGCCTTGGACTACAAGTCCTCGCGTCACATCACCCACGACTACGACCGGGTCATCCTCGGCGAGGGCATCTCCACCCTCTTCGCGGTGCCCGTCCTCGTGTCCGGCGCGACGCGCGGCATCCTGTACTGCGGTTCTTGGAACCAGCTGCCCTTCGGCGAGAACGTCGCACGCCACGCGGTCGCCGTCGCCAACGACCTCGCCACGGAGTTGCGCGTGCGCGACGAGGTCTCGCGCCGGCTCGCCCCGCTGCAGCAGCCGGCGACCACTCCCCCGATCACGTCCGCAGCGCGCGAGCAGTTGCGCGCGACGTACGCCGAACTGCGCTCCATCGCCGCGGAGGTGACGGATGCCGGTCTCCGCGAGCGTCTGTCGTCGCTGGAACTGCGGCTCGCGTCCCTCACCCGCGAAGACGGCGAGCCGCACGAGCACCTGGACGTCCGGCTGTCGCCGCGGGAGACGGACGTTCTCGCGTGCGCCGCCCTCGGCGCCACCAACGGTGAGATCGCCGCGACCCTCCAGCTTCGCGAGGGTACCGTGAAGTCCTATCTGCAGTCGGCGATGTCGAAGCTCGACGCCTCCACTCGTCACGCCGCCGTCGCCAAGGCGCGCCGCGCCGGCATCCTTCCCTGA
- a CDS encoding Lsr2 family protein has protein sequence MARRIVHQLVDDLDGTVLEVGDGETVLFSLDGTAYEIDLTDENAAALRDALSPYIAAARSVSARTGSARSGSTGGHRTGGSGNTARIQRRAGQRDYAPVREWAAQNGYTLSDRGRVPAAVLEAYDAAN, from the coding sequence ATGGCTCGCAGAATCGTGCATCAACTCGTCGACGACCTCGACGGGACCGTGCTGGAAGTCGGCGACGGGGAGACGGTGCTGTTCTCCCTCGACGGCACCGCCTATGAGATCGACCTCACCGACGAGAACGCCGCCGCCCTCCGCGACGCCCTCTCTCCGTACATCGCCGCGGCGCGCTCCGTGTCGGCGAGGACCGGTTCCGCACGAAGCGGTTCAACCGGCGGTCACCGCACAGGTGGCTCCGGAAACACGGCGCGCATCCAGCGGCGCGCGGGCCAGCGCGACTACGCGCCGGTGCGCGAGTGGGCCGCCCAGAACGGATACACCCTCTCCGACCGCGGCCGCGTGCCGGCCGCCGTCCTGGAGGCGTACGACGCGGCGAACTGA
- a CDS encoding protein-L-isoaspartate carboxylmethyltransferase: MPYRDQATVESWVDQFRREEMLATSVSVLEKDFTAGPESGIVVVGLRTASTVTYIEPIIDDGAPTWVVTFEPRHEGFNLDAEGVAALSQDLATLARLCEFLQQKTDDALRAKAESSSFS; the protein is encoded by the coding sequence ATGCCGTATCGCGACCAGGCGACGGTGGAATCCTGGGTGGACCAGTTCCGCCGCGAGGAGATGCTGGCGACCTCTGTATCGGTGCTCGAAAAGGACTTCACTGCGGGACCGGAGTCCGGCATCGTCGTCGTCGGCCTGCGCACCGCATCGACCGTGACCTACATCGAGCCGATCATCGACGACGGCGCCCCCACCTGGGTCGTCACGTTCGAGCCGCGCCATGAGGGCTTCAATCTGGATGCCGAGGGTGTTGCCGCCCTCTCTCAGGACCTCGCTACCCTCGCTCGGCTGTGCGAGTTCCTCCAGCAGAAGACCGACGACGCCCTCCGTGCGAAAGCGGAGTCGTCGTCCTTTTCGTGA
- a CDS encoding peptide ABC transporter permease, translating to MTSPLLELVSTRATWARVESGFHVASRDGEFVGYVDQARDGSFLAFDGRSTPVGRYDTLKEAQRAVLSVPTTPVPDEGQRRRLSVLHRVAVVAGVVAGGVALTAGAVVPYL from the coding sequence ATGACCAGCCCGCTTCTCGAGCTCGTCTCCACCCGCGCCACCTGGGCACGCGTCGAATCCGGGTTCCACGTCGCTTCACGCGATGGTGAGTTCGTCGGCTACGTCGACCAGGCCCGCGATGGGAGTTTTCTGGCCTTCGACGGCCGGTCGACGCCGGTCGGCCGATACGACACGCTGAAGGAAGCCCAGCGGGCGGTGCTGTCGGTGCCGACGACGCCCGTTCCCGACGAGGGTCAGCGCCGTCGCCTCAGCGTCCTCCACCGCGTCGCCGTGGTGGCGGGTGTCGTGGCTGGTGGAGTGGCACTCACGGCGGGAGCAGTCGTCCCGTATCTGTGA
- a CDS encoding MarR family transcriptional regulator codes for MSETDTDHTVDAVLDAYQRFRDADAAMLLRIRTETGMSDNELAIVRFLLRERSSDHDVMPSEISRHLGISSASTTALIDRLERSGMVERVSHPTDRRSILVAATDKAEQAIADTHEAFQRRLIELTTSLGEQERRDVLAYLTALAEAADATATAIDSARRR; via the coding sequence ATGAGCGAGACCGATACCGATCACACTGTCGACGCCGTCCTCGACGCGTATCAGCGTTTCCGCGACGCCGACGCGGCAATGCTGCTGCGCATCCGCACCGAGACGGGAATGAGCGACAACGAGCTCGCGATCGTCCGCTTCCTCCTGCGCGAACGCAGCTCCGACCACGACGTCATGCCCAGTGAGATCTCCCGGCACCTCGGGATCAGCTCGGCATCGACCACCGCCCTGATCGACCGCCTCGAGCGGTCGGGGATGGTCGAACGCGTCAGCCACCCCACCGACCGCCGGAGCATCCTCGTCGCCGCGACCGACAAGGCGGAGCAGGCGATCGCCGATACCCACGAGGCCTTCCAGCGCCGGCTCATCGAACTCACGACAAGTCTGGGCGAACAAGAGCGTCGCGACGTTCTCGCCTACCTCACGGCGCTCGCGGAGGCTGCGGACGCCACCGCCACCGCCATCGACAGCGCTCGTCGACGCTGA
- a CDS encoding MarR family transcriptional regulator has product MTGSESGASYWYADGDDSRSIEVLEAMRAYRAAEVAMRRRTQQSMDMGENELLVLRYLARARGRDEIVTPVQLSRYLGITSASTTALLDRLAKSGHITRLAHPTDRRSVVITSSEMAEEEIRHTLSTMHARMMGVVRGLSVDQRATVVEFLEAMKDAVDDIDA; this is encoded by the coding sequence GTGACAGGTTCCGAGAGTGGCGCGTCGTACTGGTACGCCGACGGCGATGACTCACGCAGCATCGAGGTACTGGAGGCGATGCGCGCCTATCGCGCCGCCGAAGTCGCTATGCGCCGCCGCACGCAGCAGTCCATGGACATGGGGGAGAACGAGCTCCTCGTGCTGCGGTACCTCGCCCGCGCTCGCGGCCGAGACGAGATCGTCACCCCCGTGCAGTTGAGCCGCTATCTCGGGATCACCTCCGCATCGACCACCGCGCTGCTCGACCGGCTCGCGAAGAGCGGACACATCACGCGCCTCGCTCACCCGACCGATCGCCGCAGCGTGGTGATCACGTCCAGCGAGATGGCGGAAGAGGAGATCCGGCACACACTGTCGACGATGCACGCGCGCATGATGGGCGTCGTTCGCGGACTCTCCGTCGATCAGCGTGCGACCGTGGTCGAGTTCCTCGAAGCGATGAAGGATGCCGTCGACGACATCGACGCGTGA
- a CDS encoding SRPBCC family protein, translating into MAEITQSIDVDVPVTTAYNQWTQFEDFPQFLRFVDAVTQVDDATNLWKVTIAGVEREFTTKVTEQHPDERVAWTSVGGDVDHAGVVTFHRLTDVSTRVTVQLQWEPEGLREKVGAVLGIDDHAVKKDLANFKEFIEARGGETGSWRGDVS; encoded by the coding sequence ATGGCTGAGATCACCCAGAGCATCGACGTGGACGTGCCCGTCACGACCGCATACAACCAGTGGACGCAGTTCGAGGACTTCCCGCAGTTCCTCCGTTTCGTGGATGCCGTCACGCAGGTCGACGATGCGACCAATCTGTGGAAGGTGACCATCGCGGGTGTCGAGCGAGAATTCACGACCAAAGTCACGGAACAGCATCCGGACGAGCGCGTCGCGTGGACGAGCGTCGGGGGCGATGTCGATCACGCCGGCGTGGTGACGTTCCACCGGCTCACGGATGTCTCGACCCGTGTGACCGTGCAGTTGCAGTGGGAGCCCGAGGGGCTGCGCGAGAAGGTGGGGGCGGTGCTCGGCATCGACGACCACGCCGTGAAGAAGGACCTCGCCAACTTCAAGGAGTTCATCGAGGCCCGGGGCGGCGAGACCGGCTCCTGGCGCGGCGACGTCTCCTGA